In Truepera sp., the sequence CGCCGGCGCCGCCACGAGCCCCTCCGGGAACGGGTGTTCTGGAGTACCGCTAACGCGGCGCTGAGCCCACTCTCAACCCGCCAACCAGCCCCCGTCGATCGGATAGTAGGCGCCGGTGATGTACGAGGCGTCGTCCGAGCAGAGGAACACGATGAGCTTGGCGATCTCGCCCGGCTCCGCGAAGCGCTTCATCGGTGTGACGCTCTTGAGCCACGCTGTGGTCTGTTCGTCCTCGAAGATGGCCTCCGTCATGCCGGTCTTGACCACGCCGGGGCCTATGCAGTTGACGCGCACGCCTTGCGCCGCGTAGGTGAGGGCCGCCGACTTGGTGAGCCCGCGTACGGCGTGCTTGCTGGTCGTGTACGACGGGTCGCCGGGGCTGCCCCGCTCGGCCATGGTGCTGGCCAAGTTGACGACGCCCGCGCTGCCGGCCTTGAGGAGCTCGGGGATGGCGTGCTTGAGGCCCAGGAACGTCCCAACCACGTTGACGTCGAGGACGCGCTCGAAGGCCTTGAGCTCAACCTCGTGCAGCGGCACGTTCGGGCCCGCGGCCGAGATGCCCGCGTTGTTGACCAGGAAGTCGATGCGGCCAAGCGTCTCCACGGTCGTCTTCACCATGGCTCGCACGGAACCCTCGTCGGCCACGTCAACCTTGACGGCGGCGGCCTTGCCGCCTCCCGCCTCCACCTGACGCACGGTCTCCTGTGCGCCCTCGATGTTGTAGTCGGCGACCATCACCGCCGCCCCGCGCGTGGCGAACTCGAGGGCGACAGCCCTCCCGATACCCGAACCAGAACCCGTAACCAGCGCTACCTTGCCAGCCATGTCGGCCATGTGGCACCTCTTTCTCCCCCCCAGCGTACGAAGACCGGCCCAGGACAATTGGCCGCCCACCAGGTTAGGGCCGCCGGAACGCCTGGTACTCCCACAGCAGTCCGCCGCCACCGGCGACGAACTCGAGCCCCGAGCTCTCGGCCGCGGCCCGGATGGCGGCGCCGGGCCGCACGTAGAAGCGGAACCGGTGGCGCGTCAACCGCGCCAGCCAGTGTTGGGCGCGTTGAGCGAACCGCGCCAGCGCCGTGGACCTGGGGAAGCTAAGGAGCAATGTGCCCTCGGTCAGGTGGGCGGCCACGCCCACCAGTTCGAGGCCCTCCGCAGAGCAGCACACCACGCGGTTGAGGACCACCACCCCGGCGGCTTCCACCTCGCCCGGGTTTGCCAGCACGTCGGCCACGCGGAAGGTGGAACGGCCCGCGACGCCTGCCCAGGCGGCCAGCTCCGCCGCCGAGTGGCGGTAGGCCTCCACCAGTTCGATGACCTCGCCGGTGCTCGCTCCTCGTTTCAGGAGCTCGGCCTGGATGGCGCCTACGCCGCCGCCGATCTCGAGGACCCGCTGGTCACGGATGTCTGCCGCGCTTAGCGCGGCGAGCATCCTTCGCTCCAACGCTCCCACGCCGTGACGCTGGTAACTCCTTAGGTACCAACCCGCCAGTCGCTCATCGAAGAGCTCCTCGCAAGGCGCCGCGCGGCAGCAACTGCTCATGCTTGCGATGATATGACCGGCATGCCGCGTCCGCTCCGCTCAGTGCACGGCGAGGCGCGTCCCGTGGATCAGCCAGGCGCTCTCCCGCAGGCTGGGGCCCAACATGCGCAACCAGGTGCTCGGGTCGTCGGCGCTGGGGATGACGTACTTGCCCGGCGCTTCCACCTTCCAAGCCCCGGCGTCGGGCGATAGTCCGGCCAGCTCCTTGGCTCGGGCCAGCGCGAGCCGCACGCCCCCGAGTTCGTCGACGAGGCCGAGCCCCAACGCGTCGGCGCCCGACCAGATGCGCCCGCGGCCGATCTCGTTCACCCGCTCGACCGAGAGCTTCCGGCCAGCGGCCACGCGCGCCACGAAGCGCTCGTAGACCTCGTCGATGTAACGCTGCATGAGGGCCCGCTCGGCATCGTCGAAAGGCTTGTGCGAGCCCATGATGTCTGCGAACCGTCCGCGCTCGATGCTCTCCACGTTCACGCCGAAGCGCTCGTAGAGTTCCTGCAGCACGGGCTTGAGAGAAACTACCCCGATGGAGCCCGTCAGAGTCGTGGCCTCGGCCAGCACGCGCGTCGCGTGCGTCAGAACGTAGTAGCCCCCGCTGCCCGCCACGCCGCCCATGACGGCGACGACGGGCATGCGCCGGGCGAGGAGCTCGACCTCACGACCGATGAGGTCGGAAGCCAGCGCCGACCCCCCGCCCGACTCGACGTGGAACACCACCGCCTTCGTGCGCTTGTCACGGCCGGCGAGGCGCAGGGCCCTGACCAGCGTCTCGGAACCCGCCAGCTTGCCTCCCAGAACGGGCACGGGCACCGGTGACGACCTGCTCGGGCCGGTGATGATGGCGCCTTCCAGCGACACGAGCGCGACGCGCCCCGCCTCCACCGAACGCCGCCTGCCGGGGATGAAGCGGCGGGCGGCCGCAAGGCTCTTGTCGGCCTCACCCAGCACCTCGTCTTCGTACTTGACCTCGTCGATCATGCCGAGCGCCGCCGCCTGCTTGGCGGACGTCACGCCCTCCTCGACCCAGCCCCGTACTTCCTCGGGCGTCTTGCCCCGAGCCTCCGCGATCGCGCCCGAGGTCGTGCGAACGAGGCTGTCCAGGTAGGCGCCGTACTGCTCGCGCTGCGCGTCGCTCATGTGGGCACGGGCGAGGTTGTCGCCGGCGTTCTTGTACTCCTTGATGGCGAGCTTGTCGAAGCGCACGCCGGCACGCCCAAGCGCGTCGCCAAGGAACGTGGTGGTGAGGGCCAGGCCGTTCACGTGGAACTCGGCGCTCTCCGGAGCGACGATCCGGTCGGCGGCGCTCGCCAGGAAGTAGGTGGCGTTGCCGAGCTCGTTGACCAGCACCTCGACCCGCTTGCCGCCGGCCCGCAGGCGCTCGAACTGGCGCCTCATGGCCACGGCGGTCGTGAAACCGATGGTCAACCCTGAGAACCTGAACACCACCGCCTCGAGCCAGGGAACGCCAACTAGGGCGTCGACCAGTCGCTCGAACTCCTCGAAAGAAGTGCCGGCGGGCCTCGCCTGAAGGAGGCGGGCAGGGAACTTGCGGCGCTCCATGAAGGCGGGGTAGGAGCCACTCAACTCGATGACGATGCGCTCTGGGCGCTTGCCGGGCAGCGCCGAACGCAACAGGTCCGCCAGGGACGTTGCGGCGTTGCCGATGGCGGCGAGGGCCGCCGGATAGTTCCAGCCGAGGTCTTCCTTCTTCGCCATGCCCCAATCTTACGTGAGGCCCCCCGATGCGCCCGTCGGCGGTAGCATCTGCCCATGAGCCCTCGTGATGCTTCCAACGCCGTCGGCACCCTCTTCCTGGCGGAGATCGAGCGCGGTTACCACGCTCAGAAGTCGCTAGCGGAGCGCGCACTCGATCAACTCGAGCCGGAAGACTGGCACCGCGTGTTGGACGATGGCAGCAACTCCGTGGCCGTCATAGTGCGCCACCTGGCGGGCAACCTGAGGTCGCGCTGGCGCGACTTCCTCACGAGCGACGGCGAGAAGGCCGACCGGCAGCGCGACGACGAGTTCGAGGAAGGCGATCACACGGTGCCCAGCATGCTGGCGGAGTGGGAGGTCGGTTTCAGCGAGGTCTTCGGAACCCTGGCCGGCATGACTCCCGCCGACCTGAACCGGACCATCACCATAAGGGGCGAGGAACTGAACGTGGTGCGCGCCATGCTCCGCAACCTCGAGCACACGAGTCACCACGTGGGCCAGATCGTGATGCTCGCCAAACATTGGCGCGGCGACGAGTGGCGCACGCTGTCGATCCCCAAGAAGCCCAAAGCGTGAACTGATCCTCAGTGGCCCGGCCGCATGGCGCGCATGGCGCGCTGCTCCTTGAGGGAGATGGCCACGCCCGCACCCACGACGACCAGGATCCCCAGCCAGCTGAGGGCGTCCGGGAGGTCGCCGTACGCCAGGAAGCCGTAGATGACCGCCGTGACCATCTCGAAGTAACCCACCGGTGCCAACCACGTGGCGGGTGCGTAGTCGAACGCTTTGATCAGTAGGAAGTGGCCGCTGGCCGCGAACGCGCCGAGGCTCACCATGATGCCGAAGTCGCCCAGCGAGGGCGGCTGCCAGAGGAACGGCATCAACAGCGACATGACCACCGCCCCGACGACCGCGGTGTAGCCGAGGGTGACGAGTGGCGGTGCGCTGCCCGCCAGGCGCCGCGTGAAGAGCATGTAGAAGCCGTGTATGACGCCTGCGGCAAGCGCCAGGAGCGCCCCCCACCCGAAGCTGCCCGACCCCGGCCTCAGGATGAGCATTATCCCTGCGAAGCCGACCACGACCGCCAACAGCCGCCAACCGCCGACGCGCTCGCCCAGCAGGACGGGCGCCAGGACCGTGACCACGAGCGGCGAGACGAAGAACAGCGCCAGGGCGGTGGCCTGAGGCAGCAACGACAGCGCGAAGAAGAAGAGCGCCGTACCCCCGAGAAGGAGCCCGCCCCTGACCAGCTGCAGGCCGACCCGCCTCGGCACCAAGCCGTGCCAGCCGAAGCGCCACAAAAGGATCGGCAGCATGCAAAGCAGGTGGAAGAGGTAGCGGGCCCACACGATCATGGGTACGGGGTTGCGCTCGCTAAGGCCCTTGGCGAGGCCGTCCATCACGGGCAAGAGCACCATGGCGACCAGCATGAGCGAGGTGCCAAGGAGCAGGTTCGTCTTCGGGGCGACGGCGGTGCCGGCGGGCCGCCTCACCCGCGCCCGCCGCGGCGCGCGGGACGACTGCGCTTTCGCGTAGCGCATGGGCCCTCGCGGTGAAAGCTCGCCGGCAACACGCGGCCGCTACCTGGCGCGGCGGTGGCGCGGGACGCTGGCGGGTGCTTCATCCTGCCGATGATAAGGGAGGCGCGGGGCAAGGGGCGGCTATGATCCTGGCGTGGCCGCACGTTACAGCCTGCGTAGCTTCGAAGACGCCCGGCGCTTCGTGTCAGCCTCGGAGCCTTACCTGCTCGAGCGCGAGGTGGCGCACTGCCTGATCCTCGGCCTCCTCCCCGTGCTTGGTAGTGAGGGCATGCAGCAAGCCTTCATGGGCCTGGTGCAAGACGCCGCCGGCGCCCCGGTGTTGGTGGCGCTGCGCACGCCACCTCACCGCCTGATTCTGAGCGAGCTCGCGGACGGTCACGAACCACGCGAGGTCGTGGAGCCGTTGGTGGCCGCCGTGGCCACGACGCCCGGGGTTCTCGGGGCGCCCAGCAGCAGCGGCGCCTTCGCCAGAGCCTGGGGAGAGGCAACTGGGCAGGCCGCGGAGCTGACCCAGTCAGAACGGGTCTACGTGTGTACGGAGGTCGTGGACGCTCGAAGCACCGAGGGCGTCATGGTGCGGGGCGGAGCCGACGACTTGGGGCTCCTGATCGACTGGCTGCTGGCGTTCCGCCTCGAGGCCACCCCGACGGATCCGCGCAGCGGCCGGGCGGCCGCCGTGCAGGACGTGAAGCGCGACCTGGCCGCCGCCGACGGCGGCCTGTGGTTGTGGCAGGTGGGCGGCCGCCCGGTCAGCATGGCGGGCGCCCGCGGCCCGACTCGCAACGGCATCCGCATCGGCCCCGTCTATACGCCGCCGCAACTGCGTGGCAACGGTTACGCCGGCGCCCTGACCGCGGCCCTGACGCGGGAACTGCTTGCCGGGGGCAGGCGCCACGTCACGCTCTTCGCCGATCTGGGGAACCCCGTCGCGAACCACATATACCAGAAGATCGGCTATCGCCCTGCTGCCGAGCAGCGCGTGTACGGCTTCCGCTGAAGCAGGGCCGGGCAGGAAACCTCGCGCTGTGGGTGGCGCACGGCGGAGTCTGTCGCCCAAGGCTAGTATGAGAGGAGTCTCGACGCCCGGCGCCAATGGCGCCGGCAGCGTAAATTCACTCGACTTCACAAGGAGGCAGACATGCCGATCACCAAGGCTGATGCAAGTTGGAAAGGCTCGCTGAAAGAAGGCAAGGGCGTCATGAAGGTCGCGAGCGGCGCCTACTCCGGTCCATTCTCGTTCGCGTCTCGCTTCGGCAGCGGCGCCGGCCCTGAAACCGGCACGAACCCCGAAGAGCTCCTCGCCGCGGCGCACGCCGGCTGCTTCTCGATGGCGTTGTCCGGGCGGTTGGCCGACGCGGGACACGTGGCCGACAGCATCGATACGACGGCCTCCGTCACCATGGAGCGAGTGGACGGCGCTCAGACCATCAGCAAGAGCCACTTGGTCACCAGGGTGAAGGTGGCCGGGATGGACGACGCCACGTTCCAGGGGCATGTGCGCGCTGCGGCTGAGAGCTGCCCGGTTTCGCGCGCACTGGCCGGCGTGGCCATCACGGTCGAGGCGACGCTAGCCTGACGCATCGCCGAGAGCTTCACCAGCGGGCGCCTACGGGCGCCCGTTCTACTCTTCCGGCGCCCGAGTTGCCTCTTCCGGCGCCGGAGTTGCCGCCTCGGGCTTCTTGGTCGGCACGTTGAAGACGTACCAGACGCCGAAGATGGCCGCGGCCGCTATGGCCACGCCCACCCAGGTGTTGCCCCGCTTGATGCCCACCAACCACGTGCTGAAGGCGGAGAAGCCGAGGATCATGGCGGAGGCGTACCACTTGACCCACCCTGGGATGCCCTTGCCGGCGCGGTAGTCGCGGAGGAGCGGACCGAAGAGCCGGTGGTTGAGCACCCAGTTGTAGAAGCGCGGACTCGACTGGGCGAAGAACCAAGTGGCGATGACGAAGAAAACCGTACCCGGCATGCCGGGCACGACGTAGCCGACCACCCCGAACCCCACCGACACGAGCCCGGCGCTCACGAACATGACCCGCAGCGCCGGATGCTTTATGACCCTCAGCTCGGCGCTGTAATCGACCCATTCCCGAGTGGGCGGCTTTCTAGTTGCCCGCTCGTTCGTCGGCGTGGGTGCCGGTCGATCGGGCAGGTCGACCGGGGGCGCTTCGGCGCTGGTGGGTGTGCGCTGCATGTGCGCCCGAGTCTACCCGACCGCTGAGCGGGCTTGGTGCCGAGTCCGGACATCGGTATGGGGACAATTGCCAGTATCCACGTTGCCCACGAGGCCTCATCCTTAGCGGAGGTGAGTGAACCTCGGCCGAGAGAAGCAGACCTCGGCTGAGTGCCAATGGTCAGGCGAGCTGAGTACGCGTGGTCAAGTGAACTGCTCACCGCCCTGCCGCGAACATCTACGACAGGCTCCGGTCGAACTCCGACCACGACCGCTCGGATGGCGGTGCAATCGTGGTTCCCCGGTTCGCGTTCGACGTTGAGTGGTCCATCCACTCGCTTACCCAACGACCAGGTCCGATCCAGAGGCGCCGCCGCCGGCTCTAGGGCGGTGTGGTTCCGGGCCCACCACCCGCTGGCCCCAGGCGTCTTGGGCGGGCAACCCCCCGGAAATGCGAAGGAGAAGAACACATGAGACCTCAAACTCGCCCCTTATGGGCATACCTCCTCATAGGCCTGGGCGTGTTCTTCCTAGCTGTCAACGTCGGTTGGCTCGACTGGGTGGGCGATTGGCAGTGGGCGTTACTGTGCCTCGGTGGCGGCGCGGCGTCCTACTACTACTACGCCACCCACTCGACCGAGTGGTGGGCCCTGATCCCCGGCTTCGCGCTCGCAGCCATCGGCGTCGGCATCTTGGCGGGCGACGCTGGCGGCCCCGTGTTCCTCGGACTCGTCGGAGCCGGATTCGCGGGCGTCTACCTCACGCGTCGCCGGCTTTGGTGGGCGATCATTCCCGCTGGAACGCTCTTCACCCTGGCGCTCGTCGCCTGGTTGACCGAACGTTCTCCCGGCCTGGATACGGGTTGGGTGTTCTTCCTGGGACTCGCCGTCACCTTCGCCCTCCTGTTCTTCCTGCCCGACGGCCAGGGCAAGCAGCGCTGGGCCGTCTATCCGGCGCTTGGGGTCCTGGCCCTCGTGGCGTTGACCGCCTTCCCAGACGTGCTCGGCGAAGTGTTCCTGCCACTCCTGTTGGTGCTCGCGGGCATCATCCTGCTCTGGCGTCGGGGAGGCTCGAGCAAGGGTCCGACGCTGCCTCGCGGGAGCGCATGAGATGGCGACAAGTGAGCGCTGGCCATGGCCCCCAATTCCGGTGCTGAGTAGCGCGGCGAAGAGCCGGGGCGCAAGGAGACGGCCTCCACCCGCTGGGTCGCCGAAACCGCCGCTGCGGGTGAACCGCGCTCCTTGCAGGCTGACGGTCATCTACGTTCTGGCCTTGCTCGGGTTCAGCAGCTTCGGCTTCGCTCAGCTCTCGGCTGCGGATCTGTCGCGTGCCGCCGGGGTCGAGCAGCTCTTGACGACGCACGCTGCGTCCGTCTGGCCGGGATGGGGGCCGCATGCGCTACTGGTCCGCAAGGGGGGACACGAGTACCTGATAGCCCACCCTTCGCCGCCCGAAGGCTTCGTGCCGTTGAAGGACGTGGAGATTGCAGGTAGCCGAGTTCACGTGCTGACGGGGCATCTCACGCCCGGACCGGTCGCCACCAGTTGGCCCGTCGGAGGACTCTGGAGCGTGGCCGTGCCCGCTCTCGACGACTTCCAGGAGGCCATCGACGGGCTCCTGGGGGAAGGGGTCGTGCTGCTCGACGATCCGAGCTACATCCGGGCTGTGATACACGAGGCCTTCCACGCCTTCCAGATGAACACCTTCGGAGGACCTGGCGGCCTGCCGAGGGCCGACGAGGCCATCGGTGAGAGAGAGGTCCTGGCCGCCCTGGAGCAGCGCAGCGACCTGAACGACCGGCACCTTCAGCAGGGGCTGGCGCTGGCTCGTGCCTTGAGTGCGGATACCGAGGCCGGGGTCCGGCAAGCGGCACTGCAGTTCCTCCAGTTTCGGGCGAGCTGGCGGGCGGTCGCGCCCGCGGGAACGCGGGCACTGGAGCGCCAGATCGAGTGGATCGAAGGGCTCGCCCGCTACGCCGACACGGCGCTGATGTCGAGCGTCGGTGTCGAAGAGGCCGCGAGTGCGTCCGGCCTCGAGCCCTACCCACAGCCCGAGCAGGTTCGGGAGGAGTTCCTCCGCCAACTCAGCGACCCCGCCTCGATTCCCGGCGGCTTGCGAGACCGCTACTTCGTCCTGGGCGCCGCCCAGGGCTTCGTGTTGGATCAACTCATGCCGGACTGGAAGGCGCGCACACTGCCCGGCGGGGAGGCGCTAGAGGATCTGCTCGCCGAAGCGGCCGGCGGGTCAAGTCAGGGAGGCGACGATGACGCCATCTCGGCCGGCGGCCCTGTTGCCGCCGAAGGAGGTCGATGACTCCAGGAGCCACGGGAAACGGAGCGGGAGAGACGACACGGGTCGAACGAGCAACTAGAAGGGCTGTGCTAGAGACGAGGGACATCGCCGACAGCCCGGGCACCGAAGAGAGGCAGGCAGCAACTCCATGAAAACCATCCTTGGGACCCCGCCGCGC encodes:
- a CDS encoding glucose 1-dehydrogenase, whose amino-acid sequence is MADMAGKVALVTGSGSGIGRAVALEFATRGAAVMVADYNIEGAQETVRQVEAGGGKAAAVKVDVADEGSVRAMVKTTVETLGRIDFLVNNAGISAAGPNVPLHEVELKAFERVLDVNVVGTFLGLKHAIPELLKAGSAGVVNLASTMAERGSPGDPSYTTSKHAVRGLTKSAALTYAAQGVRVNCIGPGVVKTGMTEAIFEDEQTTAWLKSVTPMKRFAEPGEIAKLIVFLCSDDASYITGAYYPIDGGWLAG
- the sppA gene encoding signal peptide peptidase SppA; translated protein: MAKKEDLGWNYPAALAAIGNAATSLADLLRSALPGKRPERIVIELSGSYPAFMERRKFPARLLQARPAGTSFEEFERLVDALVGVPWLEAVVFRFSGLTIGFTTAVAMRRQFERLRAGGKRVEVLVNELGNATYFLASAADRIVAPESAEFHVNGLALTTTFLGDALGRAGVRFDKLAIKEYKNAGDNLARAHMSDAQREQYGAYLDSLVRTTSGAIAEARGKTPEEVRGWVEEGVTSAKQAAALGMIDEVKYEDEVLGEADKSLAAARRFIPGRRRSVEAGRVALVSLEGAIITGPSRSSPVPVPVLGGKLAGSETLVRALRLAGRDKRTKAVVFHVESGGGSALASDLIGREVELLARRMPVVAVMGGVAGSGGYYVLTHATRVLAEATTLTGSIGVVSLKPVLQELYERFGVNVESIERGRFADIMGSHKPFDDAERALMQRYIDEVYERFVARVAAGRKLSVERVNEIGRGRIWSGADALGLGLVDELGGVRLALARAKELAGLSPDAGAWKVEAPGKYVIPSADDPSTWLRMLGPSLRESAWLIHGTRLAVH
- a CDS encoding DUF1572 family protein gives rise to the protein MSPRDASNAVGTLFLAEIERGYHAQKSLAERALDQLEPEDWHRVLDDGSNSVAVIVRHLAGNLRSRWRDFLTSDGEKADRQRDDEFEEGDHTVPSMLAEWEVGFSEVFGTLAGMTPADLNRTITIRGEELNVVRAMLRNLEHTSHHVGQIVMLAKHWRGDEWRTLSIPKKPKA
- a CDS encoding DMT family transporter, which codes for MRYAKAQSSRAPRRARVRRPAGTAVAPKTNLLLGTSLMLVAMVLLPVMDGLAKGLSERNPVPMIVWARYLFHLLCMLPILLWRFGWHGLVPRRVGLQLVRGGLLLGGTALFFFALSLLPQATALALFFVSPLVVTVLAPVLLGERVGGWRLLAVVVGFAGIMLILRPGSGSFGWGALLALAAGVIHGFYMLFTRRLAGSAPPLVTLGYTAVVGAVVMSLLMPFLWQPPSLGDFGIMVSLGAFAASGHFLLIKAFDYAPATWLAPVGYFEMVTAVIYGFLAYGDLPDALSWLGILVVVGAGVAISLKEQRAMRAMRPGH
- a CDS encoding GNAT family N-acetyltransferase, with the protein product MAARYSLRSFEDARRFVSASEPYLLEREVAHCLILGLLPVLGSEGMQQAFMGLVQDAAGAPVLVALRTPPHRLILSELADGHEPREVVEPLVAAVATTPGVLGAPSSSGAFARAWGEATGQAAELTQSERVYVCTEVVDARSTEGVMVRGGADDLGLLIDWLLAFRLEATPTDPRSGRAAAVQDVKRDLAAADGGLWLWQVGGRPVSMAGARGPTRNGIRIGPVYTPPQLRGNGYAGALTAALTRELLAGGRRHVTLFADLGNPVANHIYQKIGYRPAAEQRVYGFR
- a CDS encoding OsmC family peroxiredoxin yields the protein MPITKADASWKGSLKEGKGVMKVASGAYSGPFSFASRFGSGAGPETGTNPEELLAAAHAGCFSMALSGRLADAGHVADSIDTTASVTMERVDGAQTISKSHLVTRVKVAGMDDATFQGHVRAAAESCPVSRALAGVAITVEATLA
- a CDS encoding YbaN family protein, with product MQRTPTSAEAPPVDLPDRPAPTPTNERATRKPPTREWVDYSAELRVIKHPALRVMFVSAGLVSVGFGVVGYVVPGMPGTVFFVIATWFFAQSSPRFYNWVLNHRLFGPLLRDYRAGKGIPGWVKWYASAMILGFSAFSTWLVGIKRGNTWVGVAIAAAAIFGVWYVFNVPTKKPEAATPAPEEATRAPEE